A stretch of DNA from Halolamina litorea:
GTCGTCGCCGTCAGCGGCGCGAATGAGGAAGCCACAGGCGCCGGGCGCGTGGCCAACAGGAACGGGCCGAACGCGAAGGGTGTCTCCGAGAACGTCGTGCCACTCCGAGATCGCTTTGACGCGGTCAAGCACCTCGTCCGTGTTCGAGAGTCCGTACTGATCGGCTCCTTCCGAGAGGACGTCATCGAGAATTGACGCCGTTCCGGCACTCGTCAGAATCGGGGCTCCATCACGATGTGCCTCACCAAGGGACTGGTAGTGGTCAAGGTGGGCGTGAGTAAGCAGGATGGCTGCGAGGTATTCGTCTTCTCCGAGCAGCTCGTCCGTATCGACACCGTCGCCGGCGTCGACGAGCACGCAGGGCGTCAGCTCCGTGTGGTCCTCCTCAATACGGATGAGAAACGACTCGTTGCCCCGACGTGGGTTCGCATGCTCGTACGAGATGTCCACTTGTTGGGTAACAACCACCTTCGTTATCAACGTATGGGGGTCACCTCTACACTCGCCGTCCAGCTTCGTGAATGTGTCACCGCTCGCGCTTATGAAGCGGAGTCGGTGCCGTCGAGTCGGCGACCGAGGGCCGCCAAAAGGTCGTCCGGTCGACTGCCTGCGGGAAGCGACTTCGTCCCCCCGTCGACGAGCTCCATCCGGAGCGTTCCGTCCTCCTCCGTGACGGACCTGACGTCTTTGTACGGAATCCGCTCCGTCTGGTCCCCCACAGTCCAAGATCTGTTGAG
This window harbors:
- a CDS encoding MBL fold metallo-hydrolase yields the protein MDISYEHANPRRGNESFLIRIEEDHTELTPCVLVDAGDGVDTDELLGEDEYLAAILLTHAHLDHYQSLGEAHRDGAPILTSAGTASILDDVLSEGADQYGLSNTDEVLDRVKAISEWHDVLGDTLRVRPVPVGHAPGACGFLIRAADGDDQVTMLATGDFTERDAAGYRGFDAEAYADVDILFLTAATTGAFEENLTRTVATISERTNAGSRTLCTASGLTGVHLAILLAGVDDELDVDVPVILAG